From the Phyllostomus discolor isolate MPI-MPIP mPhyDis1 chromosome 7, mPhyDis1.pri.v3, whole genome shotgun sequence genome, one window contains:
- the CDCP1 gene encoding CUB domain-containing protein 1 isoform X2 — MAGLNCGVTLPLLGVLLLGAVRLTRGAAFEIGLPYGSGITVSISPGASPLPPGKPCYIFSRKMATSLVIKSGETKGFSFSCLNPENYFVIEILRNIDCMAGPCFFGEVQLQPPTSQLPTLNRTFIWNVQAHKRIGLELQFSLPRLRQIEPGDSCPDGVTHSISGRVDSTNVKIGTFCSNGTVSRIKMQEGVQMALHLPWFHPRNVSGFSIANRSSIKRLCIIESVFEGEGSATLMSANYPLGFPEDELMTWQFVIPPPLRASVSFLRFNVSNCERKEERVEYYIPGSTTNPEVFKLADKQPGNMAGNFNLSLQGCDQDAQNPGILRLKFEVLVQYPQHESNVSYVVDLSHERAMSLSIEPRPGRQSRRFVPGCFVCLESRTCSTNLTLTAGSRHRISFLCDDLTRLWMNAEKIFSCMDHRYCLRKSYPLQVPRDILQLPVQLHDFSWKLLVPNDRLSLALVPAQKLQQHTQERLCNASFSYLLAGAGASPGQDLYFGSFCPGGAIQQIQVKQNISVTLRTFGPSFRQEVSRQGLTVSFIPYFKEEGVFEVIPDTKSKVYLRTPNWERGLPALASVSWNISVPSDQVACLTFVKERTGLVCQTGRAFLIVQEQSSAAEEVFSLEEVLPKPSAHHHNFWVNISNCSPASGKQLDLLFQVSLSPRTVDLTVILIAVVGGGALLLFALGLIICFVKKKKKKRNKALAVGVYNGNGNTQMPMQPKFPKAPKDIDPHVYAVIEDTMVYGHLLQGSNGSFVQPEVDTYRPFQGPVGDCPPSPPPICSRAPTLKLAPEDPCPGFSPEPESEPYTFSHPAKCSGGDGNTDVPLLHAHEAEQPGE, encoded by the exons CTTTCGAGATCGGCCTGCCCTACGGAAGTGGCATCACTGTCTCGATAAGTCCCGGGGCCTCACCTCTGCCTCCAGGGAAGCCCTGTTACATCTTTAGTAGAAAAATGGCAACCTCGTTGGTCATCAAATCTGGAGAAACAAAGGGCTTTTCCTTCAGCTGCCTGAATCCAGAGAACTACTTTGTCATTGAGATCCTGAGGAATATTG ACTGCATGGCAGGCCCGTGTTTTTTCGGGGAGGTCCAGCTGCAGCCCCCGACGTCACAGTTGCCCACCCTCAACCGGACTTTCATCTGGAACGTGCAGGCTCACAAGAGAATCGGCCTGGAGCTGCAGTTCTCCCTGCCACGCCTGCGGCAGATCGAGCCAGGGGACAGCTGCCCGGATGGGGTCACTCACTCCATCAGCGGCCGCGTCGACTCCACCAACGTCAAGATCGGAACCTTCTGTAGCAACGGCACCGTGTCCCGGATCAAGATGCAAGAGGGCGTCCAAATGGCCTTACACCTGCCGTGGTTCCACCCCAGGAACGTCTCCGGCTTCAGCATCGCGAACCGGTCATCCATCAAAC GACTGTGCATCATCGAGTCTGTGTTTGAGGGCGAGGGCTCCGCAACCCTGATGTCCGCCAACTACCCCCTCGGCTTCCCCGAGGATGAGCTCATGACGTGGCAGTTCGTCATCCCCCCGCCCCTGCGGGCCAGCGTCTCCTTCCTCCGATTCAACGTCTCCAACTGCGAGAGGAAGGAGGAGCGGGTGGAGTACTACATCCCGGGCTCCACCACCAACCCCGAGGTGTTCAAGCTGGCGGACAAGCAGCCCGGGAACATGGCCGGGAATTTCAACCTCTCCCTGCAGGGCTGTGACCAAGACGCCCAGAATCCAGGGATCCTCCGGCTGAAGTTTGAGGTTTTGGTTCAATATCCACAACATGAAAGCA ATGTCAGCTACGTGGTTGACCTGAGTCACGAGCGAGCCATGTCGCTCAGCATCGAGCCGAGGCCCGGCAGGCAGAGCCGCCGGTTCGTCCCTGGCTGCTTCGTGTGCCTGGAGTCTCGCACGTGCAGCACCAACCTCACCCTGACGGCGGGCTCCAGACACAGGATCTCCTTCCTCTGTGACGACCTGACGCGCCTGTGGATGAACGCCGAGAAAATCTTCA GCTGCATGGACCACCGGTACTGCCTCAGGAAGTCCTACCCCCTCCAGGTGCCCAGGGACATCCTCCAGCTACCTGTGCAGCTCCACGACTTCTCCTGGAAGCTGCTGGTGCCCAACGACAGGCTCAGCCTGGCCCTGGTGCCGGCCCAGAAGCTGCAGCAGCACACGCAGGAGCGGCTCTGCAACGCCAGCTTCAGCTACCTGCTGGCCGGCGCCGGTGCCAGCCCCGGCCAGGACCTCTACTTCGGCTCCTTCTGCCCTGGAGGTGCCATCCAGCAGATCCAGGTGAAGCAGAACATCTCGGTGACCCTGCGCACCTTTGGCCCCAGCTTCCGACAGGAGGTCTCCAGGCAGGGCCTGACCGTGTCCTTCATACCCTACTTCAAAG AGGAAGGGGTTTTCGAGGTGATCCCGGATACGAAAAGCAAGGTCTACCTGAGGACCCCTAACTGGGAACGGGGCCTGCCAGCCCTCGCCTCCGTGTCCTGGAACATCAGCGTGCCCAGCGACCAGGTGGCCTGCCTGACCTTCGTGAAGGAGCGCACCGGCCTGGTCTGCCAGACGGGGCGCGCGTTCCTGATCGTGCAGGAGCAGTCGTCCGCGGCCGAGGAGGTCTTCAGCCTGGAGGAGGTGCTGCCCAAGCCCAGCGCCCACCACCACAACTTCTGGGTCAACATCTCCAACTGCAGCCCGGCCAGCGGCAAGCAGCTGGACCTGCTCTTCCAGGTGTCGCTCAGCCCGAGAACTGTGG ACCTGACCGTCATCCTCATCGCCGTGGTGGGAGGCGGCGCCTTGCTGCTGTTCGCCCTCGGACTCATCATTTGCTTCGTGAAGAAGAA gaagaagaagaggaacaaggcCCTGGCCGTGGGCGTCTACAACGGGAACGGCAACACGCAGATGCCGATGCAGCCCAAGTTCCCGAAGGCCCCGAAGGACATCGACCCCCACGTGTACGCAGTCATCGAGGACACCATGGTGTACGGGCACCTGCTGCAGGGTTCCAACGGGTCCTTCGTCCAGCCCGAGGTGGACACCTACCGGCCCTTCCAGGGCCCCGTGGGGGActgcccgccctccccgccccccatctgCTCCAGGGCCCCGACTCTGAAGCTGGCCCCCGAGGACCCGTGCCCTGGCTTCAGCCCCGAGCCCGAGAGCGAGCcgtacaccttctcccaccccgcCAAGTGCAGCGGAGGCGACGGGAACACGGACGTTCCTTTGCTGCACGCCCACGAGGCGGAGCAGCCCGGGGAGTAG
- the CDCP1 gene encoding CUB domain-containing protein 1 isoform X1, with translation MAGLNCGVTLPLLGVLLLGAVRLTRGAAFEIGLPYGSGITVSISPGASPLPPGKPCYIFSRKMATSLVIKSGETKGFSFSCLNPENYFVIEILRNIDCMAGPCFFGEVQLQPPTSQLPTLNRTFIWNVQAHKRIGLELQFSLPRLRQIEPGDSCPDGVTHSISGRVDSTNVKIGTFCSNGTVSRIKMQEGVQMALHLPWFHPRNVSGFSIANRSSIKRLCIIESVFEGEGSATLMSANYPLGFPEDELMTWQFVIPPPLRASVSFLRFNVSNCERKEERVEYYIPGSTTNPEVFKLADKQPGNMAGNFNLSLQGCDQDAQNPGILRLKFEVLVQYPQHESNVSYVVDLSHERAMSLSIEPRPGRQSRRFVPGCFVCLESRTCSTNLTLTAGSRHRISFLCDDLTRLWMNAEKIFSCMDHRYCLRKSYPLQVPRDILQLPVQLHDFSWKLLVPNDRLSLALVPAQKLQQHTQERLCNASFSYLLAGAGASPGQDLYFGSFCPGGAIQQIQVKQNISVTLRTFGPSFRQEVSRQGLTVSFIPYFKEEGVFEVIPDTKSKVYLRTPNWERGLPALASVSWNISVPSDQVACLTFVKERTGLVCQTGRAFLIVQEQSSAAEEVFSLEEVLPKPSAHHHNFWVNISNCSPASGKQLDLLFQVSLSPRTVDLTVILIAVVGGGALLLFALGLIICFVKKNRKKKRNKALAVGVYNGNGNTQMPMQPKFPKAPKDIDPHVYAVIEDTMVYGHLLQGSNGSFVQPEVDTYRPFQGPVGDCPPSPPPICSRAPTLKLAPEDPCPGFSPEPESEPYTFSHPAKCSGGDGNTDVPLLHAHEAEQPGE, from the exons CTTTCGAGATCGGCCTGCCCTACGGAAGTGGCATCACTGTCTCGATAAGTCCCGGGGCCTCACCTCTGCCTCCAGGGAAGCCCTGTTACATCTTTAGTAGAAAAATGGCAACCTCGTTGGTCATCAAATCTGGAGAAACAAAGGGCTTTTCCTTCAGCTGCCTGAATCCAGAGAACTACTTTGTCATTGAGATCCTGAGGAATATTG ACTGCATGGCAGGCCCGTGTTTTTTCGGGGAGGTCCAGCTGCAGCCCCCGACGTCACAGTTGCCCACCCTCAACCGGACTTTCATCTGGAACGTGCAGGCTCACAAGAGAATCGGCCTGGAGCTGCAGTTCTCCCTGCCACGCCTGCGGCAGATCGAGCCAGGGGACAGCTGCCCGGATGGGGTCACTCACTCCATCAGCGGCCGCGTCGACTCCACCAACGTCAAGATCGGAACCTTCTGTAGCAACGGCACCGTGTCCCGGATCAAGATGCAAGAGGGCGTCCAAATGGCCTTACACCTGCCGTGGTTCCACCCCAGGAACGTCTCCGGCTTCAGCATCGCGAACCGGTCATCCATCAAAC GACTGTGCATCATCGAGTCTGTGTTTGAGGGCGAGGGCTCCGCAACCCTGATGTCCGCCAACTACCCCCTCGGCTTCCCCGAGGATGAGCTCATGACGTGGCAGTTCGTCATCCCCCCGCCCCTGCGGGCCAGCGTCTCCTTCCTCCGATTCAACGTCTCCAACTGCGAGAGGAAGGAGGAGCGGGTGGAGTACTACATCCCGGGCTCCACCACCAACCCCGAGGTGTTCAAGCTGGCGGACAAGCAGCCCGGGAACATGGCCGGGAATTTCAACCTCTCCCTGCAGGGCTGTGACCAAGACGCCCAGAATCCAGGGATCCTCCGGCTGAAGTTTGAGGTTTTGGTTCAATATCCACAACATGAAAGCA ATGTCAGCTACGTGGTTGACCTGAGTCACGAGCGAGCCATGTCGCTCAGCATCGAGCCGAGGCCCGGCAGGCAGAGCCGCCGGTTCGTCCCTGGCTGCTTCGTGTGCCTGGAGTCTCGCACGTGCAGCACCAACCTCACCCTGACGGCGGGCTCCAGACACAGGATCTCCTTCCTCTGTGACGACCTGACGCGCCTGTGGATGAACGCCGAGAAAATCTTCA GCTGCATGGACCACCGGTACTGCCTCAGGAAGTCCTACCCCCTCCAGGTGCCCAGGGACATCCTCCAGCTACCTGTGCAGCTCCACGACTTCTCCTGGAAGCTGCTGGTGCCCAACGACAGGCTCAGCCTGGCCCTGGTGCCGGCCCAGAAGCTGCAGCAGCACACGCAGGAGCGGCTCTGCAACGCCAGCTTCAGCTACCTGCTGGCCGGCGCCGGTGCCAGCCCCGGCCAGGACCTCTACTTCGGCTCCTTCTGCCCTGGAGGTGCCATCCAGCAGATCCAGGTGAAGCAGAACATCTCGGTGACCCTGCGCACCTTTGGCCCCAGCTTCCGACAGGAGGTCTCCAGGCAGGGCCTGACCGTGTCCTTCATACCCTACTTCAAAG AGGAAGGGGTTTTCGAGGTGATCCCGGATACGAAAAGCAAGGTCTACCTGAGGACCCCTAACTGGGAACGGGGCCTGCCAGCCCTCGCCTCCGTGTCCTGGAACATCAGCGTGCCCAGCGACCAGGTGGCCTGCCTGACCTTCGTGAAGGAGCGCACCGGCCTGGTCTGCCAGACGGGGCGCGCGTTCCTGATCGTGCAGGAGCAGTCGTCCGCGGCCGAGGAGGTCTTCAGCCTGGAGGAGGTGCTGCCCAAGCCCAGCGCCCACCACCACAACTTCTGGGTCAACATCTCCAACTGCAGCCCGGCCAGCGGCAAGCAGCTGGACCTGCTCTTCCAGGTGTCGCTCAGCCCGAGAACTGTGG ACCTGACCGTCATCCTCATCGCCGTGGTGGGAGGCGGCGCCTTGCTGCTGTTCGCCCTCGGACTCATCATTTGCTTCGTGAAGAAGAA caggaagaagaagaggaacaaggcCCTGGCCGTGGGCGTCTACAACGGGAACGGCAACACGCAGATGCCGATGCAGCCCAAGTTCCCGAAGGCCCCGAAGGACATCGACCCCCACGTGTACGCAGTCATCGAGGACACCATGGTGTACGGGCACCTGCTGCAGGGTTCCAACGGGTCCTTCGTCCAGCCCGAGGTGGACACCTACCGGCCCTTCCAGGGCCCCGTGGGGGActgcccgccctccccgccccccatctgCTCCAGGGCCCCGACTCTGAAGCTGGCCCCCGAGGACCCGTGCCCTGGCTTCAGCCCCGAGCCCGAGAGCGAGCcgtacaccttctcccaccccgcCAAGTGCAGCGGAGGCGACGGGAACACGGACGTTCCTTTGCTGCACGCCCACGAGGCGGAGCAGCCCGGGGAGTAG